In Halopelagius longus, the following proteins share a genomic window:
- a CDS encoding glycosyltransferase — protein MTDSIGVVIPAYEPDILTLERYIESVRRVLDPVVIRIEIDAPKQATVSRLEEVADVNVSNTQRGKGAAIMEGFDALDTDVIAFADADGSVPATSLSDVVRQVSEGTAEVGIASRRHPSSRIVAHQTVVRRLLGDVFAFAARKMLPTQCRDYQCGAKAVRADAWETIGHHCYEPEFAWDLEFVSVAGSLGYEIAEVPVDWEDHPDSTVNPISTSIELATALVDVKRRTDAIATSPRFRDVTKTDRSKLMKTGSNGE, from the coding sequence GTGACGGATAGTATTGGCGTCGTTATTCCGGCATACGAACCGGATATTCTCACGCTCGAACGGTACATCGAATCGGTCCGACGCGTTCTCGATCCGGTGGTTATTCGTATCGAGATCGACGCACCGAAGCAGGCCACCGTCAGCCGACTCGAAGAGGTCGCGGACGTCAACGTCTCGAACACCCAACGTGGAAAGGGGGCTGCGATTATGGAAGGTTTCGACGCGCTGGATACGGATGTTATCGCGTTCGCCGACGCCGACGGGTCCGTTCCCGCCACGTCGCTTTCGGACGTTGTCCGACAGGTTAGCGAGGGCACCGCCGAGGTAGGAATCGCGTCTCGTCGACATCCGTCCTCGCGCATCGTCGCTCACCAGACGGTTGTTCGTCGACTTCTCGGAGACGTTTTCGCGTTCGCGGCGCGGAAGATGCTCCCGACGCAGTGTCGAGACTACCAGTGCGGTGCGAAGGCCGTCCGGGCGGATGCGTGGGAAACTATCGGGCACCACTGCTACGAACCTGAGTTCGCGTGGGATCTAGAGTTCGTGAGCGTGGCCGGTTCGCTCGGCTACGAAATCGCGGAGGTCCCCGTCGATTGGGAAGACCACCCCGACTCGACGGTCAATCCTATCTCGACGTCGATCGAGCTCGCCACGGCGCTCGTAGACGTGAAGCGTCGCACTGATGCGATCGCGACTAGCCCTCGATTCCGAGACGTAACGAAGACAGACCGCTCGAAGCTGATGAAAACTGGTAGCAATGGTGAGTAG